In Glandiceps talaboti chromosome 6, keGlaTala1.1, whole genome shotgun sequence, one DNA window encodes the following:
- the LOC144436179 gene encoding uncharacterized protein LOC144436179: MFDRKTTLDDGRDASGSMEDVDKPTCRIHGPIPSGSRRRSYTVNEAHIEEQKRWAEVRARRNVASYNKSHSKSESSVNSWLPNVFRKWHQQRSPTVYWSQTRRELPVKYIAELSEEVLASYSAPNGGITNVPGADKRNGIAGVDAWDKKHDRAYGIATSLYEYNHCNKIATGDPVADVLAICARKNSCILIIADGVNWGDKPRLAARCAVHACMEYLNKKLYSNYCQIDTTQDILQHMKEGFREAQNFIMREEGTMTTLTATVVAQLKGSTQYAVCTLNVGDSLGFIYNKQAGVRELTVGSRNPNVTRDMKLCGGALGPVDGINPDLTNLTYSLTIAEAGDVVYLTTDGVSDNFDPVVAHRAMSVNPIKFICSCPPATVELAEKIDMEALLPVFDERQRQHDSLKHMEMALLTMESPHGDDITASDVCAKLLQYAVNKTEQKRKRLEQMSIDNIQKNPAERRQALSEMSSIFKGIPGKLDHAAVVAFQIGQFQTKSKSQQHQEISEVTRHSADIDEDSYVFLEPDYFAADYPNTWPSTKSFARDEMYLQQYL; encoded by the exons ATGTTTGATCGAAAGACAACGCTAGATGACGGGAGAGATGCCAGTGGCAGTATGGAGGATGTTGATAAACCAACTTGTCGTATCCACGGACCCATACCTAGTGGGTCAAGGCGAAGGTCCTATACAGTAAATGAAGCTCACATTGAAGAGCAAAAGCGTTGGGCTGAAGTTAGGGCAAGGAGAAATGTGGCATCTTATAATAAAAGCCATTCGAAATCAGAATCGAGCGTAAATTCATGGCTGCCAAACGTTTTTAG GAAATGGCACCAACAACGAAGCCCAACTGTCTACTGGAGTCAAACACGAAGAGAGTTACCTGTGAAATACATAGCCGAATTGTCCGAAGAGGTCTTGGCTTCATATTCTGCGCCGAATGGAGGAATTACTAATGTTCCCGGGGCTGACAAAAGAAACG GAATAGCTGGAGTTGATGCATGGGACAAAAAGCATGATAGAGCTTATGGTATAGCAACATCACTGTATGAATACAACCATTGCAATAAGATAGCCACAG GAGACCCAGTTGCTGATGTTCTTGCTATATGTGCCAGGAAAAACAGCTGTATATTGATTATAGCTGATGGAGTAAACTGGGGTGATAAACCTCGACTTGCTGCGAGATGTGCTGTACATGCCTGTATGGAATACCTtaataagaaactgtattctAATTATTGCCAGATCGACACTACACAAGATATTTTACAA CATATGAAAGAGGGTTTCAGAGAAGCTCAAAATTTCATAATGCGAGAGGAAGGGACAATGACTACATTGACTGCCACCGTTGTTGCTCAATTAAAGGGTAGTACACAGTATGCAGTTTGTACCCTGAATGTTGGAGATAGCCTGGGGTTCATCTACAATAAACAAGCAGGAGTTCGAGAATTAACAGTCG GAAGCCGCAATCCAAATGTAACTCGTGACATGAAGCTTTGTGGTGGCGCCCTCGGTCCTGTGGATGGTATAAATCCTGACTTGACAAATCTGACGTACTCGCTGACAATAGCTGAAGCAGGAGACGTTGTTTATCTAACAACAGATGGTGTTTCTGATAACTTTGATCCAGTCGTTGCACACCGTGCTATGTCTGTAAATcctatcaaattcatttgcAGTTGTCCACCAGCAACTGTCGAACTAGCAGAAAAAATCGATATGGAGGCATTACTGCCAGTGTTCGATGAGCGGCAAAGACAACACGACAGTCTCAAACATATGGAGATGGCATTACTAACTATGGAATCCCCACATGGGGATGATATAACTGCCTCTGATGTTTGTGCCAAACTCTTACAGTACGCTGTTAATAAGACAGAACAAAAGAGAAAACGTCTTGAACAAATGTCGATAgacaatatacaaaaaaatcCAGCTGAAAGGAGACAAGCTCTTTCTGAAATGTCATCGATTTTTAAGGGAATTCCAGGTAAACTCGACCATGCTGCAGTTGTAGCTTTCCAAATTGGGCAGTTCCAAACAAAGAGTAAATCTCAGCAGCATCAGGAAATTTCAGAGGTAACACGGCACTCAGCAGATATTGATGAAGACTCTTATGTGTTTCTAGAACCAGACTACTTTGCTGCAGACTATCCGAACACATGGCCATCTACAAAATCGTTTGCCAGGGATGAAATGTATTTGCAACAATACTTGTGA